In the genome of Pelobacter seleniigenes DSM 18267, one region contains:
- a CDS encoding SDR family NAD(P)-dependent oxidoreductase, with product MDISGKVAVVTGATGGLGWDICRSLAREGVKLCMVYGTSVDKAEAQQQELAAAGCDAIAVQADIGNQQGIDVMLKAAEDAFGGIDILVLDAAYNESIPFRDLDALDADKWSHIIDFNLTAPYLAVRAAVPYLQKRGGGRIVTVSSVGGNLPASSSIAYSVSKAGLQHLSRCLAVALAPDILVNDVAPGLMAGTRMTGKLTEEHFNRSKDSSALKKTVDRDDVAAAVVMFAKTDSITGQSLVIDSGRCFK from the coding sequence ATGGATATTAGCGGAAAAGTTGCGGTTGTGACCGGGGCGACCGGTGGTCTCGGCTGGGATATCTGCCGGAGTTTGGCCAGAGAAGGTGTCAAGCTGTGCATGGTTTATGGCACATCGGTGGACAAGGCTGAGGCGCAGCAGCAGGAACTGGCTGCAGCAGGCTGTGATGCTATCGCAGTGCAGGCGGATATCGGCAATCAGCAAGGAATTGATGTGATGCTGAAAGCAGCTGAGGACGCTTTTGGGGGGATTGATATCCTGGTTCTTGACGCAGCTTATAATGAGTCAATTCCGTTTCGGGATCTTGACGCCCTTGATGCTGATAAATGGAGCCACATCATTGATTTTAACCTGACGGCACCATATCTCGCAGTTAGGGCTGCGGTGCCCTATTTGCAAAAGCGGGGTGGCGGTCGGATTGTCACGGTGTCGTCTGTCGGCGGGAATCTTCCGGCTTCGAGTTCGATCGCCTATTCGGTGTCAAAGGCAGGTCTGCAGCATTTATCCCGCTGTCTTGCTGTTGCTCTGGCTCCGGATATTCTGGTCAATGATGTCGCCCCTGGATTGATGGCGGGCACCCGCATGACCGGTAAACTGACCGAAGAACATTTTAACCGCTCAAAAGACTCATCTGCTCTAAAAAAGACTGTAGACAGGGATGATGTGGCCGCAGCGGTTGTTATGTTTGCCAAGACCGACAGCATCACCGGGCAAAGCCTGGTGATTGATTCGGGCCGCTGTTTTAAATAA
- a CDS encoding Gfo/Idh/MocA family protein encodes MSYQREFKNKIKVGIIGIGSHSYRNILPAMNYLPVQVTAVCNRNLDIGRVTAEQYGCTHYQSPVEMYDHEEIDAVFISVSAQLHPRFVIEALDRGKHVWVEKPIAMRAHDVEAMLAHRTDQVVVVGYKKVFSPAAQKATEIVNSDKFGELQSMLSVYPMTVPLDGKKALAAPDVSNWLNNGIHPLSFMMALGGKVAGVTTLCNDAGRGIVALHFASGVMGNFHMSSGPQPRLERYAVYGESWQLDIENSRITLHRGIPFSYKETTNYAPPGDGHGAIVWEPSNCMATLENKALFTQGMYFEMKYFCDCILEKIQPEKGTLEFSLELMKVYEAGLLSAGKTIYLD; translated from the coding sequence ATGAGCTATCAGCGTGAGTTCAAAAATAAAATCAAGGTCGGCATTATTGGGATCGGTTCCCACAGCTACAGAAATATTCTTCCGGCAATGAATTACCTGCCGGTGCAGGTGACAGCTGTGTGTAATCGCAACCTTGATATCGGCAGGGTTACAGCCGAGCAATATGGCTGTACGCATTATCAAAGCCCTGTAGAGATGTATGATCATGAAGAGATTGATGCGGTTTTTATCAGCGTCAGTGCGCAGCTTCATCCCCGGTTTGTCATCGAAGCATTGGACCGCGGAAAACACGTCTGGGTTGAAAAACCCATTGCAATGCGGGCTCATGATGTCGAAGCCATGCTCGCCCATCGCACCGACCAGGTTGTGGTGGTTGGATATAAAAAGGTCTTTTCTCCAGCAGCGCAAAAAGCGACTGAAATTGTCAATTCTGATAAATTCGGGGAATTGCAGTCCATGCTGTCTGTTTACCCGATGACAGTTCCGCTGGATGGGAAAAAGGCGCTTGCCGCTCCAGATGTGTCTAATTGGCTTAATAACGGAATTCACCCGCTTTCATTTATGATGGCTCTGGGTGGAAAAGTTGCCGGAGTGACCACTCTCTGTAACGACGCGGGTCGGGGCATCGTTGCTTTGCATTTTGCCAGCGGTGTGATGGGAAATTTTCACATGTCTTCTGGCCCTCAGCCAAGGCTTGAACGGTATGCCGTGTACGGTGAAAGTTGGCAGCTTGATATAGAAAATTCAAGAATCACGCTACACCGGGGCATCCCTTTCAGTTACAAGGAAACGACGAATTACGCTCCGCCAGGTGACGGTCATGGAGCCATTGTCTGGGAACCCTCAAATTGTATGGCGACACTGGAAAACAAGGCCTTATTCACTCAGGGAATGTATTTTGAAATGAAGTATTTCTGTGATTGTATTTTGGAGAAGATTCAACCCGAAAAGGGAACGCTTGAGTTTTCTCTGGAATTAATGAAAGTCTATGAGGCTGGATTATTGTCGGCTGGCAAGACCATCTATCTTGACTAG
- a CDS encoding GlcG/HbpS family heme-binding protein, with amino-acid sequence MELNLPMAQAMIIKVLETAAREFDRPICVSVCDSAGLLMAFNRVEGGHARSVDISQAKAYTAARMGVDTDAFLARLQNENLSISYFCDPKMTALPGGIVLKDPAGKVLGGIGVSGLKAEEDAVVARAAAELLQA; translated from the coding sequence ATGGAACTCAATCTGCCAATGGCTCAGGCCATGATCATTAAAGTACTTGAAACAGCGGCCCGTGAATTTGACCGGCCGATATGCGTGTCAGTATGTGATTCGGCTGGGTTGTTGATGGCTTTTAATCGTGTAGAAGGAGGCCATGCCCGCAGTGTTGATATTTCCCAGGCCAAAGCATACACCGCTGCGCGTATGGGGGTCGATACCGATGCTTTTCTGGCGCGATTGCAAAATGAAAACCTTTCAATCAGTTACTTTTGTGATCCCAAGATGACAGCCCTTCCCGGGGGCATTGTATTAAAAGATCCCGCCGGGAAAGTGCTCGGTGGTATCGGTGTCAGTGGCCTTAAAGCCGAGGAGGATGCCGTAGTTGCCAGGGCTGCCGCTGAATTGCTGCAGGCTTAA
- a CDS encoding ketopantoate reductase family protein — translation MKFLIWGAGGIGAYYGARLIRAGHEVVLVARGEHLQALQATGLNIDHEDFCFEEPICAVSWAELEQNYCAADFDAILLTIKANGTAALLQQAGSWLKAGNCPVISLQNGVDNEELLAGSLPARRVIGGLAVRIGGHVIAPGKIQARGPAQLIIGHWPQGATEPASPLELLGRTFNEAGIPTRVTTDIRYELWRKLLINNGVNPLSALTRLDTQTLTRHAEFGSIVYGLMQEAARAANAAGVSLGQADIDEMFELIRTFAAIKTSMLVDLEMGRPLELDAICGAVVERCRATGQDAPYTSLVLALLRQSINKQGDV, via the coding sequence ATGAAATTTCTGATTTGGGGTGCCGGAGGAATCGGTGCCTATTATGGCGCACGGTTGATTCGTGCCGGACATGAGGTGGTGCTGGTAGCGCGCGGCGAACATCTGCAGGCGCTGCAGGCAACCGGGCTGAATATTGACCATGAAGATTTTTGCTTCGAAGAACCGATCTGCGCGGTATCCTGGGCAGAACTGGAACAGAACTACTGCGCCGCTGATTTTGACGCGATTCTGTTGACAATTAAAGCCAACGGCACTGCCGCGCTGCTACAACAGGCCGGCTCCTGGTTGAAAGCCGGCAATTGTCCGGTGATTTCCCTGCAGAATGGGGTGGATAACGAAGAGTTGCTGGCCGGCAGTTTGCCAGCCCGGCGGGTGATCGGCGGTCTGGCCGTGCGTATTGGCGGCCATGTTATTGCCCCGGGGAAGATCCAGGCCCGCGGCCCGGCCCAGCTGATCATCGGTCATTGGCCGCAGGGAGCGACAGAGCCCGCTTCTCCTCTTGAGTTGTTGGGCAGGACGTTCAATGAGGCGGGAATTCCAACCAGGGTAACAACCGATATCCGTTATGAGCTGTGGCGCAAACTGCTCATCAACAACGGGGTCAATCCGCTTTCCGCACTGACCCGGCTGGATACCCAAACCCTGACCCGGCACGCTGAGTTTGGGTCCATTGTTTACGGACTGATGCAGGAAGCGGCCCGGGCCGCCAATGCTGCCGGGGTATCCCTGGGGCAGGCTGATATCGATGAAATGTTCGAGCTGATCCGCACTTTTGCGGCCATCAAGACCTCCATGCTGGTCGATCTGGAGATGGGGCGGCCGCTGGAACTCGACGCGATCTGTGGAGCAGTGGTCGAACGTTGCCGCGCCACGGGGCAGGACGCACCTTATACGAGCCTGGTGCTGGCGTTGCTTCGCCAATCGATCAATAAACAGGGGGACGTATGA
- the hgcB gene encoding mercury methylation ferredoxin HgcB: MSPCPSCSPLCFARPYSAAGHFFHNWNRTSAMDNFRYIKNVATLSLDAEHCIGCGRCVEVCPHAVLVLESGRARIVDLDACMECGACARNCPVAVLSVDSGVGCASGLLSEWLEEKFSLRIKGGC; this comes from the coding sequence ATATCGCCCTGCCCGTCATGCTCGCCGCTCTGCTTTGCGCGGCCCTACTCTGCGGCTGGGCACTTTTTTCATAACTGGAACAGGACATCCGCCATGGATAATTTCAGATATATCAAGAATGTGGCCACCCTGAGCCTGGATGCCGAGCACTGTATTGGCTGCGGCCGCTGTGTTGAAGTCTGCCCCCATGCCGTCCTGGTCCTGGAATCCGGCCGGGCAAGAATTGTCGATCTGGATGCCTGCATGGAATGCGGTGCCTGCGCCCGCAACTGCCCGGTCGCCGTGCTCAGCGTCGATTCCGGGGTCGGCTGCGCCTCCGGGCTGTTGTCTGAGTGGCTGGAAGAAAAATTCTCCCTGCGGATCAAAGGGGGGTGCTGA
- the hgcA gene encoding mercury methylation corrinoid protein HgcA, which yields MLKTTVTDIDKPPCUGPENSAGGGEINDQVPGFTSWLTTTVGKVPRISSQLSWRDRLGCWKARWGIGRDSYIVPPGLYAVGNPDTLAPVVVTANYKMSYDLVRSTLRGRNVWILVLETYGINVWCAAGKGSFGTRELIGRIQSTALKELIDNRSIILPILGAPGIAAHEVTRATGFRIRYAAIDIADLPEYLDNGLVTTPEMRKLIFSLRQRLVLIPVELIHSLQFSLPASVVTFLVGWWFRGASFGLAAAAALCGAVLTGTVLLPILLPWLPGPSFAFKGMLLGLLGSACWAWAMWPGFSPAAIAAAVLVLTSISSFYAMNFTGSTPFTSRSGVRKEMNIALPVMLAALLCAALLCGWALFS from the coding sequence ATCTTGAAAACAACCGTTACCGACATCGACAAGCCCCCCTGCTGAGGCCCGGAGAACTCCGCCGGTGGCGGAGAAATCAATGACCAGGTCCCCGGCTTCACATCCTGGCTGACCACAACAGTCGGCAAAGTCCCCCGGATCTCATCCCAACTCAGCTGGCGGGATCGCCTCGGCTGCTGGAAAGCCCGTTGGGGGATCGGGCGGGATTCCTACATTGTCCCGCCGGGCTTATACGCCGTTGGAAACCCCGACACTTTGGCTCCCGTCGTGGTTACCGCAAACTATAAAATGAGTTACGACCTGGTGCGCAGCACCCTCAGGGGCAGGAATGTCTGGATCCTGGTTCTGGAAACTTACGGGATCAATGTCTGGTGTGCAGCGGGCAAGGGCTCCTTCGGAACCAGGGAACTGATCGGGCGCATTCAGTCCACCGCCCTCAAGGAACTGATCGATAATCGATCTATCATCCTGCCGATCCTGGGCGCGCCGGGCATCGCTGCCCACGAGGTCACCAGGGCAACCGGTTTTAGAATTCGCTATGCGGCCATTGATATTGCCGACCTTCCCGAATACCTGGATAACGGTCTGGTCACAACTCCGGAGATGAGAAAACTGATCTTCTCCCTGCGCCAGCGACTGGTGCTGATCCCGGTCGAGCTGATTCACTCGCTGCAATTCTCGCTGCCTGCAAGCGTGGTGACATTCCTGGTCGGATGGTGGTTCAGGGGGGCCAGCTTCGGCCTGGCTGCTGCTGCGGCACTTTGCGGAGCGGTCCTGACCGGAACGGTTCTGCTCCCCATCCTCCTGCCCTGGCTGCCTGGGCCAAGTTTCGCTTTTAAGGGGATGCTCCTCGGTTTGCTCGGCAGCGCCTGCTGGGCCTGGGCCATGTGGCCGGGGTTCAGCCCGGCGGCGATTGCGGCAGCGGTTCTCGTCCTGACCAGCATCAGCTCCTTTTACGCCATGAATTTCACCGGCAGCACCCCCTTTACCTCGCGCTCCGGGGTGCGCAAAGAGATGAATATCGCCCTGCCCGTCATGCTCGCCGCTCTGCTTTGCGCGGCCCTACTCTGCGGCTGGGCACTTTTTTCATAA
- a CDS encoding transporter substrate-binding domain-containing protein, producing MKPRRAFILTVFFCLFWVSGLFAQTQPTDRSPILSAAEFDYPPFSLIDENNQPTGFSVELLKATLQAMGYEVTFTTGSWAKIKQQLIDKQIQVLPLVGRTPEREKLFDFTFPYLHMHGTIIARTDNKEINSLSDLRGKQVAVLRGDSAEEFLRHSNLGATIVPTDSFATALLDLSQGHYDAVVIQKLLAFQLLQQYSLKNLQAVGPPLEQFVQSFCFAVPKGQRQLLSILNEGLSIVIADGTFQKLHEKWFAPLVRPKSRIIVGGDKQYPPYEYLDENGQPAGFNVDLTRAIAKQLNLDISIELDSWNNIRQGLSNGNIDIIEGMFYSPERDKVVDFSPPHSVVGHAIITRKGDLPFANLGQLSGKSILVMEGDILHDLAVKMGLAKELITVSTQEEALRRLADGQADCALVARIPAFYWIRKHHWDNLLVGQKSILSPEYSYATLHGNGALLADFSEGLHILKENGQYRQLYSKWFAPYDSSENSFKTTIRYVIYGVTPVFILLLVISLWSRTLKKQVNQKTAELQREIAVRRQTEAILQAEKQKFHTLFEHVADYALVLQRQDDDLFIVDLSESACRHHGYERHELIGKSINLLDVDGADLISEDAPIRNLKPGETLTFEVSHRCKDGKIFPVEVTLRPLQLDEQEFILAIERDITQRNKAQQDKENLENHLRQKYKMEAVGVMAGGIAHNFNNNLAIILGNLELAQRKNSADEEVKTFLHNAQIAVRRSRDLVRQILAYSRKESEQIESVQPNMVIEETVKLLKATLPSTINLCYQVASSAAVATIEANSTKLEEALINLCTNAVHAMEEKGDLTIALATADLQEQDLLPQYSCQPGSYISIKITDTGCGIAPQVIDRIFDPFFTTKDVEQGTGMGLATVQGFVKKSRGMIRLQSTVNQGSSFELLFPLTTEPNSSVQPKTDNQQLPTGSGHILLIDDEQMLTEMISMMLTDVGYQVTTETSSTAGLKRLKETPEQFDLLLTDQTMPELTGTELIAKAKAIKPDLPVILCSGYSSKVSEEDIERLEIDAFCLKPLEMSALLATISRVLQ from the coding sequence ATGAAGCCAAGACGCGCTTTTATTTTAACGGTCTTTTTCTGCTTATTCTGGGTCTCCGGCCTCTTTGCCCAAACTCAGCCAACCGACCGATCTCCTATCCTTTCCGCCGCCGAATTTGATTATCCCCCGTTCAGCCTGATCGATGAAAATAATCAACCTACCGGGTTCTCGGTCGAACTGCTCAAAGCGACGCTGCAGGCCATGGGCTATGAGGTGACCTTTACCACCGGCTCCTGGGCCAAGATCAAACAGCAGCTGATTGACAAGCAAATTCAAGTTCTCCCGCTGGTTGGGCGAACGCCGGAGCGGGAAAAATTGTTCGATTTCACCTTCCCCTACCTCCATATGCACGGCACCATCATCGCCCGGACCGACAATAAAGAGATCAACTCCCTTAGCGACCTCCGTGGCAAACAGGTCGCAGTGTTACGTGGTGACAGCGCGGAAGAATTTCTGCGCCACAGCAACCTGGGTGCGACTATCGTCCCGACCGACTCTTTTGCGACGGCATTGCTGGATTTGTCACAGGGACATTATGATGCGGTCGTCATCCAGAAACTGCTGGCTTTCCAGCTGCTTCAACAGTACAGCCTCAAAAACCTCCAGGCGGTCGGTCCCCCCCTTGAGCAATTCGTGCAATCCTTCTGCTTTGCCGTCCCCAAAGGTCAGCGGCAGCTGTTAAGCATACTCAACGAAGGCCTTTCCATTGTCATTGCCGACGGCACTTTTCAGAAGCTGCACGAAAAATGGTTCGCCCCGCTGGTCAGGCCCAAAAGCCGCATCATCGTCGGTGGCGACAAACAGTACCCGCCCTATGAGTACCTGGATGAAAACGGCCAGCCCGCCGGGTTCAACGTCGACCTGACCCGGGCGATCGCCAAACAGTTGAATCTCGATATCAGTATCGAACTTGACTCCTGGAACAACATTCGGCAGGGGCTCTCCAACGGCAACATCGATATTATTGAGGGAATGTTCTATTCTCCCGAACGGGATAAAGTGGTGGATTTTTCACCACCCCACTCCGTTGTTGGCCATGCCATCATCACCAGGAAAGGGGATCTGCCCTTTGCCAATCTCGGCCAACTGAGCGGAAAATCCATTCTGGTCATGGAGGGGGACATCCTCCACGACCTGGCCGTAAAAATGGGACTGGCCAAGGAATTGATCACCGTCTCTACCCAGGAAGAAGCCCTCCGTCGCCTTGCCGATGGGCAGGCAGACTGTGCTTTAGTCGCCCGAATCCCGGCATTTTATTGGATCAGAAAACACCACTGGGACAATCTGCTGGTCGGGCAGAAATCGATTCTTTCCCCCGAATACAGCTACGCCACCCTGCATGGCAACGGAGCTCTCCTCGCCGATTTCTCGGAAGGACTCCATATTCTCAAAGAAAACGGCCAATACCGGCAACTTTATTCCAAATGGTTTGCTCCCTACGACTCCTCCGAGAACAGTTTTAAAACGACCATCAGATACGTAATTTACGGTGTTACTCCAGTCTTTATCCTGCTGCTGGTGATCTCTCTCTGGAGCAGAACCCTGAAAAAACAGGTCAATCAAAAAACCGCTGAACTGCAGCGGGAAATCGCCGTTCGCAGACAGACCGAAGCAATCCTTCAGGCTGAAAAACAGAAATTTCATACTCTGTTTGAACATGTTGCCGACTATGCGCTGGTTCTGCAGCGGCAAGACGATGATTTGTTCATTGTCGATCTTAGCGAATCGGCCTGCCGCCACCATGGTTATGAACGCCACGAACTCATTGGCAAATCCATCAACCTGCTCGATGTCGACGGCGCGGACCTGATCTCGGAGGACGCCCCGATCCGTAATCTGAAACCCGGGGAAACACTCACTTTCGAAGTTTCCCACCGCTGTAAGGATGGCAAAATTTTCCCGGTCGAAGTCACCCTGCGTCCGCTGCAGCTCGATGAGCAGGAATTTATTCTCGCCATTGAGCGCGATATCACCCAGCGCAACAAGGCCCAGCAGGATAAAGAAAACCTGGAGAATCACCTTCGCCAGAAATACAAAATGGAAGCGGTTGGCGTTATGGCCGGCGGGATTGCCCATAATTTCAACAACAATCTGGCCATTATCCTTGGCAACCTGGAGCTGGCACAGAGAAAAAACTCAGCCGACGAAGAGGTCAAAACCTTTCTCCACAATGCCCAGATTGCGGTGCGCCGGTCCCGTGATCTGGTACGGCAGATCCTTGCCTACAGTCGCAAGGAATCGGAACAGATCGAGTCGGTCCAACCGAACATGGTTATCGAAGAAACAGTCAAATTGTTGAAAGCCACCCTTCCTTCGACCATCAACCTATGCTACCAAGTCGCTTCGAGCGCTGCCGTGGCCACCATCGAAGCCAATTCCACCAAACTTGAGGAAGCCCTGATCAATCTTTGCACCAACGCCGTTCATGCCATGGAGGAAAAAGGCGACCTGACCATCGCCCTGGCGACTGCCGACCTGCAGGAGCAAGACCTTCTGCCGCAATACTCCTGCCAGCCAGGGTCCTATATCAGCATCAAGATCACGGATACCGGCTGCGGCATAGCGCCGCAAGTCATTGACAGAATCTTTGACCCGTTCTTCACCACCAAGGACGTGGAACAGGGGACCGGTATGGGGCTGGCGACTGTCCAGGGATTTGTCAAAAAAAGCCGCGGTATGATCCGGTTACAGAGCACAGTGAACCAGGGGAGTTCTTTTGAGCTGCTGTTTCCGTTGACGACAGAACCCAACTCTTCCGTACAGCCAAAAACCGATAACCAGCAATTGCCAACCGGCTCGGGACATATCCTGCTCATCGATGATGAACAGATGCTGACAGAAATGATCAGCATGATGTTGACCGATGTGGGTTATCAGGTGACCACCGAAACCAGCAGCACAGCCGGGCTGAAGAGACTCAAGGAGACCCCGGAACAGTTTGATCTGCTGTTGACCGATCAAACCATGCCGGAATTGACCGGCACGGAACTCATTGCCAAAGCCAAGGCCATCAAACCGGATCTTCCGGTCATTCTCTGTTCCGGTTACAGCTCCAAAGTGTCGGAAGAGGACATCGAGCGCCTCGAAATTGATGCGTTCTGCCTGAAGCCGTTGGAAATGTCAGCATTACTCGCCACCATCAGCAGAGTTCTGCAATAA
- a CDS encoding HAMP domain-containing methyl-accepting chemotaxis protein produces MFKNLKLGTKIGGGFGVLLILAIVLGALAVVNMEKVETKSVMLQQEYVPEVDIANKIERSSFRTMYAMRGYGFTADESLLASAKENMAMLTERLTTAKALGDQAPHLKALRPAVEKVETEFASYRQLVDQTIAVNANMAENQQNLDAAAAQYMTNCEEYLTGQTQKMTDQITAGSSPADLLERLKKITIANDIVNVGNATRLAAWKSQAKRDPQLIKDANENFALMKARFAELRKITTHQDDMKRIANTEQAAADYQTAMNSYLANWIKNNELGQQRNDLGDAVVKEARAVAVAGMEGTQNIATVAVEALSSAGRTMIGGLIMATLIGLAAATLITRSITKPLHRAFTVISQYGKGDTRDQSLPMGAKINCSSLGNCSQQDCPSYGKEVHCWVDTGSFGPNPICVKLTNGTYNDCRQCKAYQARDEITELGSVLVGMAQSLQGRSELAEAIAQGDLTHEVKIASSADQLGNALKAMLEGLREMVGGIQVAGEQIASGSGQVSDASQALSQGATESASSLEEVTASMNEMANQVRTNAENASTANRLSNESKQAAEKGDRQMAEMVAAMGEINQAGQNISKIIKVIDEIAFQTNLLALNAAVEAARAGQHGKGFAVVAEEVRNLAARSAKAAEETAELIEGSVVLTDRGNQMAEQTAAALKEIMQGTNQVAALLEEIAAASNEQAQGISQVTTGLTQIDQVTQQNTASAEESAAAAEELSSQAMQMREMLKRFILDKNNRGANQVEFVSKKNRPTGGWGNHNIQPRIAMKQQIPLEDSEFGKY; encoded by the coding sequence ATGTTTAAAAATTTGAAGTTAGGAACAAAAATCGGCGGTGGCTTTGGAGTTCTGCTTATTCTCGCTATCGTCCTCGGGGCTCTGGCCGTTGTCAATATGGAGAAAGTCGAAACCAAGTCGGTCATGCTGCAGCAGGAATATGTTCCTGAGGTCGATATTGCCAATAAGATCGAGCGCAGCTCATTCAGAACCATGTATGCCATGCGCGGCTACGGATTCACCGCAGATGAAAGCCTGCTCGCCAGCGCCAAAGAAAACATGGCCATGCTGACCGAACGTCTTACCACAGCCAAGGCCCTCGGTGACCAGGCGCCTCACCTGAAGGCGTTACGTCCGGCGGTTGAAAAAGTTGAAACGGAATTTGCCTCTTACCGGCAACTGGTCGATCAAACCATCGCCGTGAACGCTAACATGGCTGAGAATCAGCAGAATCTCGATGCCGCAGCAGCTCAATACATGACCAACTGCGAAGAATATCTGACCGGGCAAACCCAAAAGATGACCGACCAAATCACGGCAGGGTCCTCTCCGGCAGACTTACTGGAACGCCTGAAAAAAATCACCATCGCCAATGACATTGTCAATGTCGGCAACGCAACCCGGCTGGCCGCATGGAAATCTCAGGCTAAACGGGACCCGCAGCTGATCAAGGACGCTAATGAAAATTTTGCCCTGATGAAGGCTAGGTTCGCAGAGCTGAGAAAGATAACCACCCATCAGGATGATATGAAGCGGATTGCCAATACCGAGCAGGCGGCCGCTGATTATCAAACAGCCATGAACAGTTACCTGGCCAACTGGATCAAAAACAATGAATTGGGCCAACAACGTAATGACCTCGGCGATGCGGTGGTCAAGGAAGCTCGCGCCGTTGCCGTCGCCGGGATGGAAGGAACCCAGAACATCGCCACTGTTGCCGTCGAGGCATTAAGCAGCGCCGGCCGTACCATGATCGGTGGACTGATCATGGCCACTTTGATCGGCCTGGCAGCTGCCACCCTGATCACCCGCAGTATCACCAAACCGTTGCATCGGGCCTTTACCGTGATCAGCCAGTACGGCAAGGGTGACACCAGGGATCAGAGCCTGCCGATGGGCGCCAAAATCAATTGCTCAAGCCTTGGCAACTGCAGCCAGCAGGACTGTCCCAGCTACGGCAAGGAAGTCCACTGCTGGGTCGACACCGGCTCCTTCGGCCCCAATCCGATCTGTGTCAAACTCACTAACGGCACCTACAACGACTGCCGCCAATGCAAAGCCTACCAGGCTCGCGACGAAATCACCGAGCTCGGCTCGGTTCTGGTCGGCATGGCCCAAAGCCTGCAGGGACGCAGCGAACTGGCTGAAGCCATTGCCCAGGGCGATCTGACTCATGAGGTCAAAATCGCCTCCTCTGCTGATCAGCTCGGCAACGCGTTGAAAGCAATGCTCGAAGGGCTGCGGGAGATGGTCGGCGGGATTCAGGTGGCTGGGGAACAGATTGCCTCCGGCTCCGGCCAAGTGTCTGATGCCAGTCAGGCCCTGTCGCAGGGGGCAACGGAGTCGGCCAGCTCCCTGGAAGAAGTAACGGCCTCGATGAATGAAATGGCCAATCAAGTCCGGACCAATGCCGAAAATGCCTCTACCGCCAACCGGCTGTCCAATGAATCCAAACAAGCTGCGGAAAAGGGTGACCGGCAGATGGCGGAAATGGTTGCGGCCATGGGGGAAATCAACCAGGCTGGGCAGAACATCAGCAAAATTATCAAAGTCATTGACGAAATCGCCTTCCAGACCAACCTGCTCGCCCTTAATGCCGCGGTCGAAGCCGCCCGGGCCGGCCAGCATGGGAAGGGGTTTGCGGTGGTAGCCGAAGAGGTGCGTAACCTTGCTGCGCGCAGTGCCAAAGCTGCCGAAGAGACCGCAGAATTGATCGAAGGGTCGGTGGTCTTGACCGACCGCGGCAACCAGATGGCTGAGCAGACCGCAGCAGCCCTGAAAGAGATCATGCAGGGGACCAACCAGGTGGCGGCCCTGCTTGAGGAAATCGCTGCGGCATCCAATGAGCAGGCCCAGGGCATCAGCCAGGTGACCACCGGGCTGACCCAGATCGACCAGGTGACCCAGCAGAATACCGCCAGCGCCGAAGAAAGCGCGGCCGCTGCTGAAGAGTTGTCCAGCCAGGCCATGCAGATGCGCGAAATGCTGAAAAGATTCATTCTGGATAAGAACAATCGGGGTGCCAACCAGGTCGAGTTTGTCAGCAAGAAGAACCGCCCGACCGGCGGCTGGGGCAACCACAACATCCAGCCGAGAATAGCAATGAAGCAGCAGATACCTCTGGAGGACAGCGAATTCGGTAAATACTGA